From one Microbacterium sp. 10M-3C3 genomic stretch:
- a CDS encoding thiolase family protein — MTSTFVFDAVRTPFGRAGGTLSATRPDDLAALVMAASVQRLGLDPSDIDDVIFGDANQAGEDNRNVARFGALLARFPTTVTGTTVNRLCASSVEAVVQGSRAIEAGDARIVLTGGVESMSRAPFVVEKSPKPWPAVGNQTLWNTSIGWRMINPALPAHWTISNGESAEKVAQLLGITREQQDAYAARSHELAAKAWADGIYDAEIVQVPGAELVRDEGIRDGSTIEKLATLRPLFASENGTVTAGNSSPINDGASAVILGAEHAIDAEPLARIAGRGWHGVDPDLFPLAPIEAANKALARAGRTWADVDIVELNEAFASQCLADMKGWPDLDPQRVNIHGGALAIGHPLGASGGRIVGHAAHELARRGGGVAVAAICIGVGQGLAIVLER, encoded by the coding sequence ATGACCTCGACCTTCGTTTTCGATGCCGTCCGCACCCCGTTCGGCCGGGCCGGCGGCACACTGTCGGCCACACGACCGGACGACCTTGCCGCACTCGTGATGGCCGCGTCGGTTCAACGGCTCGGGCTGGACCCGTCCGACATCGACGATGTGATTTTCGGAGACGCGAACCAGGCGGGCGAGGACAACCGCAACGTCGCGCGATTCGGTGCGCTGCTCGCCCGCTTCCCGACCACCGTCACCGGCACCACCGTAAACCGGTTGTGCGCATCCAGCGTCGAGGCGGTGGTCCAAGGCTCGCGTGCGATCGAAGCGGGAGATGCCCGAATCGTGCTCACCGGTGGTGTCGAGTCCATGAGCCGGGCGCCATTCGTCGTGGAGAAGTCGCCGAAACCGTGGCCGGCGGTCGGCAACCAGACGCTGTGGAATACCTCCATCGGATGGCGGATGATCAACCCGGCACTCCCGGCGCACTGGACGATCTCCAACGGGGAATCGGCCGAGAAGGTCGCACAGCTGCTGGGCATCACCCGGGAGCAGCAGGACGCGTACGCGGCGCGCAGTCATGAACTCGCCGCGAAGGCCTGGGCCGACGGCATCTATGACGCGGAGATCGTGCAGGTGCCCGGCGCTGAGCTGGTCCGCGACGAGGGAATCCGCGACGGGTCCACCATCGAGAAGCTCGCGACCCTCAGGCCCCTGTTCGCGAGCGAGAACGGCACCGTGACCGCCGGGAACTCGTCCCCCATCAACGACGGCGCCTCCGCGGTGATCCTCGGCGCGGAGCACGCGATCGACGCCGAACCACTCGCCCGTATCGCCGGCCGCGGATGGCACGGGGTGGACCCTGACCTGTTCCCCCTCGCCCCGATCGAAGCCGCGAACAAGGCCCTCGCCCGCGCAGGCAGGACATGGGCCGACGTCGACATCGTCGAACTCAACGAGGCCTTCGCTTCGCAGTGCCTCGCCGACATGAAAGGGTGGCCCGACCTCGACCCCCAAAGGGTCAACATCCACGGCGGCGCACTAGCCATCGGACACCCGCTCGGCGCGTCCGGGGGACGCATAGTAGGTCACGCCGCGCACGAGCTTGCCCGCCGCGGCGGAGGCGTCGCCGTCGCCGCGATCTGCATCGGCGTCGGCCAGGGACTCGCCATCGTTCTCGAGCGGTGA
- a CDS encoding LysR substrate-binding domain-containing protein, with product MDLQQLRAFLAVADELHFGRAAERLHMAQPPISRGIQQLERELGARLFERSTRKVTLTSVGEALIAPAQEVLDALDRVSRVARAAGTGEIGHVRLAYAGASSNVMVGQLTRAVNQNHPGIHLELLSQHFAQPAMQLLTRGDIDIALGRWDHIPAIVRTRVIAIEELVIAVPETHRLADADAVSIAQFEGEPFVSLQPQTGTLLLERLRQMSRAAGFNADVVQHAPDSWTLMSLVSAEIGCSLTLSSVIDSIADPHLRFLRLTDDAPPVELRMAWLRDSDDRALHAVLRLSESVLPTPQT from the coding sequence ATGGATCTGCAGCAGCTGCGCGCCTTCCTCGCTGTCGCCGATGAACTGCATTTCGGGCGCGCCGCAGAGCGCCTCCACATGGCGCAACCGCCGATCAGCCGCGGCATCCAGCAGCTGGAGCGGGAATTGGGCGCGCGATTGTTCGAACGGAGCACTCGCAAGGTCACGCTGACCTCCGTCGGAGAGGCGCTGATCGCACCCGCCCAGGAGGTGCTGGACGCCCTGGATCGGGTGAGCAGAGTCGCCCGGGCGGCCGGAACGGGCGAGATCGGCCACGTCAGGCTGGCGTATGCGGGCGCGTCCTCCAACGTGATGGTCGGACAGCTCACCCGCGCCGTCAACCAGAACCACCCGGGCATCCACCTCGAACTGCTCAGTCAGCACTTCGCCCAGCCTGCGATGCAACTGCTGACCCGTGGCGACATCGATATCGCACTCGGCCGATGGGATCACATTCCCGCCATCGTGCGCACCCGCGTGATCGCCATCGAGGAACTGGTCATCGCCGTCCCTGAGACCCACCGCCTCGCCGACGCCGATGCCGTGTCGATCGCGCAGTTCGAGGGGGAACCGTTCGTATCGCTGCAGCCCCAGACCGGGACGCTACTGCTGGAAAGGCTTCGGCAGATGAGCAGAGCGGCCGGGTTCAACGCGGACGTCGTCCAGCACGCACCGGACTCATGGACGCTGATGTCACTCGTCTCCGCCGAGATCGGCTGCTCATTGACCCTATCCTCCGTGATCGACAGCATCGCCGACCCGCACCTGCGCTTCCTACGCCTCACCGACGACGCTCCACCCGTCGAACTGCGGATGGCCTGGCTGCGCGACAGCGACGATCGCGCGCTGCACGCCGTGCTCCGGCTGTCCGAATCCGTCCTCCCGACCCCGCAGACATAG
- a CDS encoding NAD-dependent succinate-semialdehyde dehydrogenase — MSAYATINPATGQRVAEYPLIGDAEVQEIIGRSYTTYTTFRSVPLSERTRLLQRAADLYRERSDELAAIITLEMGKPIAQSRGEVALVASIYEYYAQNAAKFLADEQLEIAGGGEALVRTEPIGPLLGVMPWNYPYYQVARFAAPNLALGNTIILKHARNCPQSALAIEKVFHDAGFPRDAYINAFVDSRQVADIIADPRVQGVSLTGSEKAGSAVGEVAGRHMKKYVLELGGSDPFIVLDDADIDQAVSAAVTGRVANGGQACTASKRFIVVDAVYQEFLGKFTASMAAIHAADPTDPDTFLGPLSSEATLEDLAELVDDAIAKGATVATGGHRLDGPGAYYPPTVLTGVTPQMRAYSEELFGPAAVVYRVPSADSAVDLANASPFGLAGTVFSDDLDKAKKLAERLDTGMVWINSTSRSAPDLPFGGVKRSGVGRELAKFGINEFANKKLIRTPQL; from the coding sequence ATGAGCGCCTACGCCACCATCAACCCCGCCACGGGGCAGCGTGTCGCCGAATACCCCCTCATCGGCGACGCCGAGGTGCAGGAGATCATCGGCCGGTCGTATACGACGTACACCACCTTCCGGTCGGTGCCGCTGTCCGAACGAACCCGCTTGCTGCAGCGCGCTGCCGACCTGTACCGGGAGCGCAGCGACGAACTCGCCGCGATCATCACGCTGGAGATGGGCAAGCCGATCGCGCAGTCCCGCGGCGAGGTCGCGCTGGTCGCGTCGATCTACGAGTACTACGCCCAGAACGCGGCGAAGTTCCTCGCAGACGAGCAGCTGGAGATCGCGGGGGGCGGCGAGGCGCTCGTGCGCACCGAGCCCATCGGCCCACTGCTGGGCGTGATGCCCTGGAACTACCCCTACTATCAGGTCGCCAGATTCGCCGCCCCGAACCTGGCGCTCGGCAACACCATCATCCTCAAACACGCCCGCAACTGCCCGCAGTCGGCGCTGGCGATCGAGAAGGTCTTCCACGACGCGGGCTTCCCGCGCGACGCGTACATCAACGCCTTCGTCGACAGCCGGCAGGTGGCGGACATCATCGCCGACCCGCGCGTGCAAGGGGTCTCCCTGACCGGGTCCGAGAAGGCCGGCTCGGCGGTCGGCGAGGTCGCCGGCCGGCACATGAAGAAGTACGTCCTCGAGCTCGGTGGCTCCGACCCGTTCATCGTCCTCGACGATGCCGACATCGACCAGGCCGTCTCGGCGGCGGTCACCGGGCGAGTCGCCAACGGCGGTCAGGCCTGCACCGCCTCGAAACGGTTCATCGTCGTGGATGCCGTCTACCAGGAGTTCCTCGGCAAGTTCACCGCCTCGATGGCCGCCATCCACGCCGCCGACCCCACCGACCCCGACACGTTCCTCGGCCCTCTGTCGTCCGAGGCCACGCTGGAGGATCTCGCGGAGCTCGTCGACGACGCGATCGCCAAGGGTGCGACCGTCGCCACCGGCGGGCACCGGCTGGACGGGCCCGGGGCGTACTACCCGCCGACGGTCCTCACCGGCGTCACGCCACAGATGCGGGCCTACAGCGAGGAGCTGTTCGGCCCCGCCGCGGTCGTCTACAGGGTGCCCTCAGCCGACAGCGCCGTGGACCTCGCGAACGCGTCCCCGTTCGGTCTTGCAGGAACGGTCTTCAGCGACGACCTGGACAAGGCCAAGAAGCTGGCGGAACGACTCGACACCGGCATGGTGTGGATCAACAGCACGAGCCGCAGCGCCCCCGACCTGCCGTTCGGCGGCGTCAAGCGCTCCGGCGTCGGCCGCGAGCTCGCGAAGTTCGGCATCAACGAGTTCGCGAACAAGAAGCTCATCCGCACCCCGCAGCTGTGA
- a CDS encoding NAD(P)/FAD-dependent oxidoreductase — protein MTTTHTAELDVLVIGAGFAGIYQLDRLRDLGYNVQLWEAGAGPGGIWYWNCYPGARVDSEGAIYQFAYKELWKNWRYRELFPGWAEMRDYFRYVVDALDLDRSISYNRRVVSAVFDETNHRWVVQAEDGSTVRARFLVPCTGFGSSPHYPDYPGIADGAFTGEAGIHHTARWPQGDIDMTGLRVAVIGTGASGVQVAQEAAKVASEVYVFQRTPNTAFPMKQKQLTDAEQDELQVDIGERLARRLTTFAGFDYDFIPENAADLDPDTRTQRYEALWEHGGFRFWLATFQDILVDPKANDTAYAFWRDRVRARVKDPIVAAKLAPTEPIHPFGVKRPSLEQTYFDIFNQDNVHLVDQYETPIAEITSKGVRTSDAEYEVDLVVLATGFDSVTGGLTAIDIRGVGGQSLKEKWEDGFANHLGVTTKGFPNLLFAYGPGSPAAFCNGPTCAEAQGERIVQAIEYVTRGGHSRIESTDEADERWRQLEEDIVNASLFPQGKSWYMGDNIPGKKRQMLLYTGGLTSYLGEWESSVQADYAGFTIS, from the coding sequence ATGACAACCACCCACACCGCCGAACTGGACGTCCTGGTCATCGGCGCCGGCTTCGCCGGCATCTACCAGCTGGACCGGCTCCGGGATCTCGGCTACAACGTGCAGCTCTGGGAGGCCGGCGCAGGCCCGGGCGGCATCTGGTACTGGAACTGCTACCCCGGCGCCCGCGTCGACAGCGAGGGCGCGATCTACCAGTTCGCGTACAAGGAGCTGTGGAAGAACTGGCGCTACCGCGAGCTCTTCCCCGGCTGGGCTGAGATGCGCGACTACTTCCGGTACGTCGTCGACGCCCTCGACCTGGACCGCAGCATCTCGTACAACCGCCGCGTGGTCTCCGCGGTCTTCGATGAGACCAACCACCGCTGGGTGGTGCAGGCCGAGGACGGGTCGACCGTCCGGGCGCGGTTCCTGGTGCCCTGCACCGGATTCGGCTCCAGCCCCCACTACCCCGACTACCCCGGCATCGCCGACGGCGCGTTCACGGGCGAGGCGGGCATCCACCACACCGCCCGGTGGCCGCAGGGCGACATCGACATGACGGGGCTGCGGGTCGCGGTCATCGGCACCGGCGCAAGTGGTGTGCAAGTGGCCCAGGAAGCGGCGAAGGTCGCGTCCGAGGTGTACGTGTTCCAGCGCACCCCCAACACGGCGTTCCCGATGAAGCAGAAGCAGCTGACCGATGCGGAACAAGACGAACTGCAGGTCGACATCGGGGAGCGCCTCGCACGCCGACTGACGACCTTCGCGGGATTCGACTACGACTTCATCCCGGAGAACGCCGCCGATCTCGATCCCGACACCCGCACCCAGCGTTACGAAGCACTTTGGGAGCACGGCGGATTCCGGTTCTGGCTGGCCACCTTCCAGGACATCCTCGTGGACCCAAAGGCCAACGACACCGCCTACGCCTTCTGGCGCGACAGAGTGCGGGCCCGGGTCAAGGATCCGATCGTGGCCGCCAAGCTCGCGCCCACAGAGCCGATCCATCCCTTCGGCGTCAAGCGCCCGTCGCTGGAGCAGACGTACTTCGACATCTTCAATCAAGACAACGTGCACCTGGTCGACCAGTACGAGACCCCGATCGCCGAGATCACCTCGAAGGGTGTCCGTACGAGCGACGCCGAGTACGAGGTCGACCTCGTCGTGCTCGCCACCGGCTTCGACAGCGTCACCGGCGGGCTGACGGCGATCGACATCCGCGGCGTGGGCGGCCAGAGCCTCAAGGAGAAGTGGGAAGACGGCTTCGCCAACCACCTCGGGGTGACCACGAAGGGCTTCCCCAACCTGCTGTTCGCGTACGGCCCCGGCAGCCCCGCGGCGTTCTGCAACGGCCCCACGTGCGCGGAGGCGCAGGGCGAGCGAATCGTGCAGGCCATCGAGTATGTGACCCGAGGCGGTCACAGCCGCATCGAGTCCACCGACGAGGCCGACGAACGATGGCGGCAACTGGAGGAAGACATCGTCAACGCGAGCCTCTTCCCGCAGGGCAAATCCTGGTACATGGGCGACAACATCCCCGGGAAGAAGCGTCAGATGCTCCTCTACACCGGGGGGCTGACCAGCTACCTCGGTGAATGGGAGTCCTCCGTCCAGGCCGACTACGCCGGATTCACCATCTCCTGA
- a CDS encoding alpha/beta hydrolase, whose amino-acid sequence MADMDVPTVKDLFEEWHLPAIEPTGVTYEEVSAGGVPAIWANPVDAAADRVIVYTHGGGFVAGSSYSHRKLAAHLAKAAGIRALVVNYRRAPEHKYPSQLDDTEAVHLWLHQEGFEPRHIAAGGDSAGGNLAVTTSRRLLTHGHPQPAAAIAFSPWIDMELNGESLDTNDETDVLVKRGVLETMIALFLEGAGSPTDPFVNPLYQDFTGAPPTFIAVSGTETLYSDSDRLAAHLRGAGVNVELLVEPGQQHVYPSLAGRAPEADTAIAKAAAWLRPHLGL is encoded by the coding sequence ATGGCCGACATGGACGTCCCGACCGTCAAAGACCTCTTCGAGGAATGGCACCTCCCGGCCATCGAGCCCACAGGCGTCACCTACGAAGAAGTCAGCGCCGGCGGCGTTCCCGCGATCTGGGCCAACCCGGTCGACGCTGCCGCCGACCGGGTGATCGTCTACACCCACGGTGGCGGCTTCGTCGCCGGATCGTCCTACAGCCACCGCAAGCTCGCCGCGCACCTGGCCAAAGCCGCCGGGATCAGAGCGCTCGTGGTGAACTACCGCCGCGCCCCGGAGCACAAGTATCCGTCTCAGCTCGACGACACCGAGGCCGTGCACCTCTGGCTGCACCAGGAAGGGTTCGAGCCGCGACACATCGCCGCCGGCGGCGACTCGGCCGGCGGGAACCTCGCGGTCACCACGAGCCGGCGCCTCCTGACCCACGGCCACCCGCAACCGGCCGCTGCGATCGCGTTCTCCCCGTGGATCGACATGGAGCTGAATGGCGAGTCCCTGGACACCAACGACGAGACCGATGTGCTCGTCAAACGCGGAGTGCTCGAGACGATGATCGCCCTGTTCCTGGAGGGCGCGGGCAGCCCGACCGATCCCTTCGTCAACCCCCTCTACCAGGACTTCACCGGGGCGCCGCCGACCTTCATCGCCGTCAGCGGCACGGAGACGCTGTACAGCGACTCCGACCGACTCGCAGCCCACCTGCGCGGCGCAGGCGTGAACGTCGAGCTGCTAGTCGAACCGGGCCAGCAGCACGTCTATCCGAGCCTGGCAGGTCGCGCACCGGAAGCCGACACGGCAATCGCGAAAGCCGCCGCCTGGCTGCGTCCACACCTCGGGCTGTAA
- a CDS encoding acyl-CoA dehydrogenase family protein, translating to MTIATTAQRVDTDFYQVGDLLGDDDRSLIARVRGFVDAEVLPIINDYWEMADFPYQILPALGDLGIVGTAIQGYGCPGLTRLQTGLVAMELSRGDGSVNTFNAVHSGLAMGSIALLGDDEQKQRWLPDMAALRKLGAFALTEPDHGSDSVALETTARREGDVYVIDGMKRWIGLGHVADLVILWARDTADAKVKAFVLEKDADGQYPDGYVAEAITGKIAKRAIQQAHIEITGLRIPVENKLAGSASFRDVSAILNRTRSTVAWEALGHALAAYEAAASYVQDRVQFGKPIASYQLVQNKLANMLADLTAMQLLCFRTATLQDEGRLSNEQASLAKMFTGQRSRALCRDARDLLGGNGLLLENHVARHLTDMEVVHTYEGTDFIQSLIIGREITGIAAFS from the coding sequence ATGACAATCGCGACGACAGCACAACGAGTAGACACGGACTTCTACCAGGTGGGCGACCTGCTCGGCGACGACGACCGCAGCCTGATCGCACGTGTACGGGGTTTCGTGGACGCCGAAGTCCTCCCTATCATCAACGACTACTGGGAGATGGCGGACTTCCCCTACCAGATCCTTCCCGCGCTGGGCGACCTCGGCATCGTCGGAACAGCGATCCAAGGCTACGGGTGCCCGGGGCTCACCCGCCTGCAGACCGGGCTGGTCGCGATGGAGCTGTCCCGCGGCGACGGCAGCGTGAACACGTTCAACGCCGTCCACTCCGGACTGGCGATGGGCAGCATCGCGTTGCTCGGCGACGACGAGCAGAAGCAACGGTGGCTGCCCGACATGGCAGCGCTGCGCAAGCTCGGCGCGTTCGCGTTGACAGAGCCCGACCACGGCTCGGACTCCGTCGCCCTGGAGACCACCGCTCGCCGGGAGGGGGATGTCTACGTCATCGATGGCATGAAGAGGTGGATCGGGCTGGGCCACGTCGCCGATCTCGTCATCCTCTGGGCCCGGGACACTGCGGATGCCAAAGTAAAGGCATTCGTCCTCGAGAAGGACGCCGACGGCCAGTACCCCGACGGGTACGTCGCCGAGGCGATCACCGGCAAGATCGCCAAGCGCGCGATCCAGCAGGCGCACATCGAGATCACCGGGCTTCGCATCCCCGTGGAGAACAAGCTCGCGGGATCGGCGTCCTTCCGGGACGTGTCCGCGATCCTCAACCGCACACGCAGCACGGTTGCCTGGGAAGCACTCGGCCACGCACTCGCCGCCTACGAAGCCGCCGCGTCCTATGTGCAGGACCGAGTCCAGTTCGGAAAGCCGATCGCCAGTTACCAGCTCGTGCAGAACAAGCTCGCCAACATGCTCGCCGACCTCACCGCCATGCAGTTGCTGTGCTTCCGCACCGCAACCCTGCAGGACGAAGGGCGCCTGAGCAACGAGCAGGCGTCACTGGCGAAGATGTTCACCGGCCAGCGCTCCCGTGCGCTGTGCCGCGACGCCCGCGACCTGCTCGGCGGCAATGGTCTTCTCCTGGAGAACCACGTCGCCCGCCACCTCACCGACATGGAGGTGGTGCACACCTATGAGGGCACCGACTTCATCCAGTCCCTGATCATCGGGCGAGAGATCACGGGCATCGCCGCGTTCTCATGA
- a CDS encoding antibiotic biosynthesis monooxygenase family protein, producing the protein MAVVALLDLRIKPESVPGAREFVEDVLVATRAFPGCLGVDVLVDVSDSAHLLLLERWSSLDADQAYREWRATAEGASGLTAIASASVLTRFVQA; encoded by the coding sequence GTGGCTGTTGTCGCTTTGCTGGATCTTCGGATCAAACCGGAGTCGGTTCCCGGCGCCAGGGAGTTCGTCGAGGATGTCTTGGTGGCTACCCGGGCGTTTCCAGGGTGTTTAGGCGTCGACGTACTCGTCGACGTCAGTGACAGCGCGCATCTTCTGCTGCTTGAGCGGTGGTCGTCGTTGGATGCCGATCAAGCGTACCGGGAGTGGCGGGCTACCGCGGAGGGTGCGTCTGGCCTGACGGCCATCGCCTCGGCTTCTGTCCTGACGCGCTTCGTCCAGGCCTAG
- a CDS encoding CoA transferase translates to MTQDVTSGPFAGLLIADFGRVLAGPYCTMLLADLGATVIKVESPLGDETRGWRPPEYRGESTYFLSINRNKKSVMLDFRDPDDLVLAQRLASRADVLTENFKPGGLRRFGLDYESVARENPGVIYASITGFGTAGGAGLAGYDLLAQALSGLMSVTGAPDTEGFRSGIAVFDVIAGLHTCVAITSALYHRQHSGEGQHVEVNLLSSALSGMVNQTGGFLLTGQSPTRMGNDHPSIYPYAPFPTGDGELILAIGNDVQFATFCDAVGLPQLAADTRFASNAERSAHRDELRPMLTARLASKTAQEWFDILSPLHVPCAPILDVGGGVEFATRIGLEPSVLVGRGDRAVPTIRNPITFSRTPATYRTAPPDLDQDSAAIRRWLQDGEDHDGFAGERVPVPAIREEGR, encoded by the coding sequence ATGACGCAGGACGTGACCAGCGGGCCGTTCGCCGGTCTCCTGATCGCCGACTTCGGCAGGGTTCTGGCGGGCCCGTACTGCACGATGCTGCTCGCGGATCTCGGTGCGACCGTGATCAAGGTGGAGAGTCCACTGGGAGATGAGACACGCGGCTGGCGGCCGCCCGAGTACCGGGGCGAGTCGACCTACTTCCTCTCCATCAACCGGAACAAGAAGTCTGTCATGCTCGACTTTCGCGACCCGGACGACCTGGTCCTCGCGCAGCGGCTGGCGTCGCGAGCCGATGTGCTGACGGAGAACTTCAAACCGGGCGGTCTGCGGCGATTCGGCCTGGACTATGAGTCGGTCGCGCGGGAGAACCCCGGGGTGATCTACGCGTCGATCACCGGGTTCGGCACCGCGGGAGGCGCCGGGCTTGCCGGCTACGACCTGCTGGCACAGGCGCTGTCCGGACTGATGAGCGTGACCGGGGCGCCGGACACCGAGGGGTTCCGCTCGGGAATCGCAGTGTTCGATGTGATCGCCGGCTTGCACACCTGTGTCGCGATCACGTCCGCCCTCTACCACCGCCAGCATTCAGGGGAGGGCCAGCATGTCGAGGTGAACCTGCTGTCCTCCGCACTGTCGGGCATGGTCAACCAGACCGGTGGGTTCTTGCTCACCGGGCAGTCCCCGACCCGGATGGGCAACGACCACCCGAGCATCTACCCGTACGCGCCGTTTCCGACCGGCGACGGGGAGCTCATCCTCGCGATCGGCAACGACGTGCAGTTCGCCACGTTCTGCGACGCCGTCGGGTTGCCGCAGCTGGCCGCGGACACCCGCTTCGCGTCCAACGCGGAGCGCAGCGCGCACCGAGACGAACTCCGCCCGATGCTGACAGCGCGGCTGGCCTCCAAGACCGCGCAGGAGTGGTTCGACATCCTCAGCCCGCTGCACGTGCCGTGCGCACCGATCCTGGACGTTGGCGGAGGTGTCGAGTTCGCCACGCGGATCGGGCTGGAGCCCAGCGTCCTGGTCGGCCGCGGCGACCGGGCGGTGCCCACCATTCGCAACCCCATCACCTTCTCCCGCACCCCCGCGACGTACCGGACCGCTCCACCCGACCTCGACCAGGACAGCGCTGCCATCCGCCGGTGGCTGCAGGACGGGGAAGACCATGACGGCTTCGCCGGCGAGCGGGTGCCCGTCCCGGCAATTCGGGAAGAGGGGCGCTGA
- a CDS encoding glucose 1-dehydrogenase, translating into MSSRLAGKVAIVTGAANGMGRAHVHRLAKEGATVLATDVDAGGLEQTVAEANRDGGTVVALEQDVTVAARWDEIVADAEQRFGRLDILVNNAGILILKPVDETTEEEWDLIFRINAKGVFLGTKAVAPALTRAGGGSIVNISSIYGIIGAPSAAAYEASKGAVRLLTKASAVDLAKYGIRVNSVHPGVIATPMTTGLLATPESTKAVLSTTILDRPGQPEEVSNVVLFLASDEASFVTGAEYVVDGGYTAQ; encoded by the coding sequence ATGAGTAGCAGGCTTGCAGGCAAGGTCGCGATCGTCACCGGCGCCGCGAACGGGATGGGGCGCGCTCATGTGCACCGTCTTGCCAAGGAAGGGGCGACCGTCCTCGCCACCGACGTCGACGCGGGCGGGCTCGAGCAGACCGTCGCCGAGGCGAACCGTGACGGCGGGACGGTCGTGGCGCTGGAGCAGGACGTCACGGTCGCGGCGAGATGGGACGAGATCGTGGCCGATGCCGAGCAGCGTTTCGGTCGTCTCGACATCTTGGTGAACAACGCGGGGATACTCATCCTGAAGCCCGTCGACGAGACGACAGAGGAGGAGTGGGATCTGATCTTCCGCATCAACGCTAAGGGCGTCTTCCTGGGCACGAAGGCCGTGGCACCCGCTCTGACCCGCGCAGGCGGCGGATCGATCGTGAACATCTCCTCCATCTACGGCATCATCGGTGCGCCGAGCGCCGCCGCATATGAGGCGTCCAAGGGCGCCGTCCGGCTGCTGACCAAGGCGAGCGCCGTGGACCTGGCGAAATACGGCATCCGGGTGAACTCCGTTCATCCCGGTGTCATCGCCACCCCCATGACCACCGGGCTGCTGGCGACGCCGGAGTCGACGAAGGCGGTGCTGTCCACGACGATCCTCGACCGGCCGGGTCAGCCGGAAGAGGTCTCGAATGTCGTGCTCTTCCTCGCCTCCGACGAGGCATCCTTCGTGACCGGCGCCGAGTACGTCGTGGACGGCGGCTACACCGCACAGTGA